In Spirochaetota bacterium, one DNA window encodes the following:
- a CDS encoding rod shape-determining protein — MDLIKGIRDIFINDIAVDLGTANTLIYVRGRGIELSEPSVVALQTSTGKVIAVGREAKKMLGKTPGDIVAIRPMQDGVIADFEVVGKMMKYFVAKSQPYKKLVYPRMVIGVPSGVTEVERRAVREAAEQAGATKIHLIEESRAAALGAGIPVEEPAGHMVVDIGGGTTEVSVLSLGGIVITNSIRVGGDKFDEAIINHLKRYHNLSVGERTAEEVKIKIGSAYPLKTVEHIDIKGRDTISGLPRTLTIDSVEIRESLQDVVNQVLDVIRLTLDQTPAELAADIIDRGIVMTGGGALLRGLSKFIAKNTGVPSFLADEPLTCVVMGCGKFLENIKYYETPYSV, encoded by the coding sequence ATGGATTTAATTAAAGGAATCAGAGATATTTTTATTAATGATATAGCTGTAGATTTGGGCACAGCTAATACTCTTATTTATGTAAGAGGCAGAGGCATAGAATTATCAGAACCTTCTGTTGTAGCATTACAAACAAGTACAGGAAAAGTGATTGCTGTGGGTAGAGAAGCTAAAAAAATGTTAGGAAAAACACCTGGTGATATTGTTGCTATTCGTCCCATGCAAGATGGTGTTATTGCTGATTTTGAAGTAGTTGGTAAAATGATGAAATACTTTGTTGCAAAAAGTCAACCTTATAAAAAACTTGTTTATCCAAGAATGGTCATAGGTGTACCATCAGGTGTTACCGAAGTAGAACGCAGAGCTGTTCGTGAAGCGGCAGAACAAGCTGGGGCAACTAAAATTCATTTGATTGAAGAATCTCGTGCAGCAGCCTTAGGTGCAGGAATTCCTGTTGAAGAGCCAGCAGGTCATATGGTTGTTGATATTGGTGGTGGTACTACAGAAGTATCTGTACTATCATTAGGTGGTATCGTTATTACTAATTCTATTCGTGTTGGCGGAGATAAATTTGATGAAGCTATTATTAATCATTTGAAACGATATCATAATTTAAGTGTGGGTGAACGAACGGCAGAAGAAGTCAAAATCAAAATTGGATCAGCATATCCATTAAAAACAGTAGAACATATTGATATTAAAGGTCGTGATACTATTTCAGGATTACCAAGAACACTAACTATTGATAGTGTTGAAATTAGAGAATCACTACAAGATGTTGTTAATCAAGTCTTGGATGTTATTCGTTTGACATTAGATCAAACTCCTGCAGAATTAGCAGCAGATATCATTGATCGTGGTATTGTAATGACAGGTGGTGGTGCACTACTTAGAGGTTTGTCCAAGTTTATTGCAAAAAATACCGGCGTTCCATCTTTTCTAGCAGATGAACCATTGACTTGTGTGGTTATGGGATGTGGTAAATTTTTAGAAAATATTAAATATTACGAAACTCCGTATTCAGTATAA
- the mreC gene encoding rod shape-determining protein MreC, with translation MSSKIDTDKIYLRSHFYGFLFKFENSILDIKNSLVNVFINTKNIRQLEKELENSEQEVLYYKELSRLYTYLKEENDNLRQMLRLKQEIQYSVHYSKVIFRDPSLMSDFLVINKGQKDGLKINMPVVYSSENTEKLILVGKTVEVGLDYSRVRVITAKNFFVGVKSQETGYAGVLRGQGSWNQNLALDYIPIDANPILGEKIVTSGGSDIYPEGLYIGEIKGIGQNVIEEFFKILYIESKFEYSKILEVFVLDYVNNYPDFNEFKDTNNGI, from the coding sequence ATGTCATCAAAAATAGATACAGATAAAATTTATTTAAGATCGCATTTTTATGGTTTTTTATTTAAATTTGAAAATTCTATTTTAGACATAAAAAATTCTCTTGTGAATGTTTTTATAAACACTAAAAATATTCGACAACTTGAAAAAGAGCTAGAAAATTCTGAACAAGAAGTTTTATATTATAAAGAATTATCTCGTTTGTATACTTATTTAAAAGAAGAAAATGATAATCTTCGTCAAATGCTCAGATTAAAACAAGAAATACAATATTCTGTACATTATAGTAAAGTTATTTTTAGAGATCCTTCATTAATGTCTGATTTTTTAGTTATTAATAAAGGTCAAAAAGATGGTCTTAAAATTAATATGCCTGTAGTATATTCATCAGAAAATACAGAAAAATTAATTTTAGTTGGTAAAACAGTTGAAGTTGGTTTGGATTATAGTAGAGTTAGAGTTATTACCGCAAAGAACTTTTTTGTGGGTGTTAAGTCCCAAGAGACGGGATATGCAGGTGTATTAAGAGGACAAGGTTCTTGGAATCAAAATCTTGCTTTGGATTATATTCCTATTGATGCTAATCCTATCTTAGGAGAAAAAATAGTAACTTCTGGTGGTAGTGATATTTATCCAGAAGGTTTGTATATAGGCGAAATTAAAGGTATAGGTCAAAATGTGATTGAAGAGTTCTTTAAAATATTATATATTGAGTCTAAATTTGAATATAGTAAAATATTAGAGGTTTTTGTGCTAGATTATGTAAATAACTACCCTGATTTTAATGAATTTAAGGATACTAATAATGGAATCTAA
- the mreD gene encoding rod shape-determining protein MreD produces the protein MESKYFFSMLYLFLGIFLGLMQSFQVISIGSVSPDFLLLLTIVYALSRGSFKGEILGFFLGLILDLMSGALFGLNAFVFTLVGACATPFQKIAKLPNIIVFILYIILITIVKYILYYVFFIIYRETSLFDFYFFLKIPGEILINIIFGSILYIICARFDIRENYEWF, from the coding sequence ATGGAATCTAAATATTTTTTTTCTATGTTATATCTTTTTTTAGGGATTTTTCTAGGATTAATGCAATCATTTCAAGTTATTTCTATAGGATCTGTTTCTCCTGATTTTCTCTTATTATTAACGATTGTTTATGCCTTATCAAGAGGTTCTTTTAAAGGAGAGATTTTAGGATTTTTTCTGGGATTAATCTTAGATTTAATGAGTGGTGCATTATTTGGACTTAATGCTTTTGTGTTTACTTTAGTAGGAGCGTGTGCTACTCCATTTCAAAAAATAGCAAAATTGCCAAACATTATTGTATTCATACTTTATATTATTCTTATTACTATAGTCAAATATATATTATATTATGTATTTTTTATTATATATAGAGAAACATCATTATTTGATTTCTATTTTTTCTTAAAAATACCGGGTGAAATTTTAATCAATATAATTTTTGGAAGTATATTATATATTATTTGTGCTCGTTTTGATATAAGAGAAAATTATGAATGGTTTTAA
- the leuS gene encoding leucine--tRNA ligase produces MAYDFKSIEQKWQKYWSDNNSFKVTEDLAFPKEKRAYLLDMFPYPSGNGLHVGHPEGYTATDIYGRYLRMKGFNVLHPMGYDSFGLPAEQYALKTGIHPLISTEQNIINFERQIKSLGFAYDWDRKVCTHNADYYKWTQFIFLKLFEKGLAYEAQMPVNWCEESRTVLANEEVVNGKCERTGYPVIKKNLRQWVLKITAYADRLIEDLDLCDWPDSIKSLQKNWIGRSNGAEIIFTEENSNKTITVYTTRPDTLYGATYIVLSPGHKLVSIITTDNQKKSIQEYIIATQSKNDMERTELNKEKSGVFTGAFAINPINNQKIPIWIGDYVLETYGTGAVMAVPAHDERDYTFAKKYDLPIIPVVSPDGTNAPDLTDNAYTQYGFSFNSEKLSGLETKIMQQKIIEKLEAQQKGKAKVQYKLRDWIFSRQRFWGEPIPLVHCSTCGIVPVPESELPVLLPNVKKFFPASTGESPLAEVEEWVNTSCPKCGIEAKRETNTMPQWAGSCWYYLRYIDPTNTQEFISKEKEEYWMPVNLYVGGQEHAVLHLLYARFWHKVLFDCGLVSTKEPFHKLVNQGMILGENNEKMSKSRGNVVNPDDVVAEFGADSLRLYEMFMGPLEMGKPWSMNGIKGIKKFLDRVWRLFEDHEILSIPMSPELLKLTHKTIKKVSHDIETINQFNTAISAMMILVNELTTKKEISRDCLEILAKLLAPFAPHMGEELWEILGHPPLIANQKYPEYDELLTIDDEIEFVIQINGKSRDKIIVAKNLSKEELEKKGLELVKDRIQGKEIIKCIVVPNKLLNVVVK; encoded by the coding sequence ATGGCTTATGATTTTAAATCAATAGAACAAAAATGGCAAAAATATTGGTCAGATAATAATTCTTTTAAAGTTACTGAAGATCTAGCATTTCCTAAAGAAAAAAGAGCTTATTTATTAGATATGTTTCCCTATCCATCTGGAAATGGTCTACATGTGGGACATCCAGAAGGGTATACAGCTACAGATATTTATGGACGTTACTTGAGGATGAAGGGTTTTAATGTTTTACATCCTATGGGCTATGATTCTTTTGGTCTTCCAGCAGAACAGTATGCTCTCAAAACAGGGATACATCCTTTGATTTCGACAGAACAAAATATTATTAATTTTGAACGACAGATTAAAAGTCTTGGATTTGCTTATGATTGGGATAGAAAAGTTTGCACTCATAATGCTGATTATTACAAATGGACACAGTTTATTTTTTTAAAATTATTTGAAAAAGGTCTTGCTTACGAAGCTCAAATGCCAGTAAATTGGTGTGAAGAAAGTAGGACTGTCTTAGCTAATGAAGAAGTAGTCAATGGTAAATGTGAACGCACGGGTTATCCTGTAATCAAAAAAAATCTTCGTCAATGGGTACTTAAAATAACTGCTTATGCAGATAGATTGATTGAAGATTTGGATTTGTGTGATTGGCCGGATTCTATCAAATCTCTCCAAAAAAATTGGATAGGTCGCTCAAATGGTGCGGAAATTATTTTTACAGAAGAAAACTCCAATAAAACTATTACTGTTTATACAACACGACCAGATACTCTATATGGTGCTACTTATATAGTATTATCTCCTGGGCATAAATTGGTATCAATAATAACTACAGACAATCAAAAAAAATCTATTCAAGAGTATATTATAGCAACTCAATCGAAAAATGATATGGAAAGAACAGAACTTAATAAAGAAAAGTCAGGTGTTTTTACGGGTGCTTTTGCTATCAATCCTATTAATAATCAAAAAATACCTATTTGGATAGGAGATTATGTTTTGGAAACTTATGGGACAGGTGCTGTTATGGCGGTACCTGCTCATGATGAAAGAGATTATACTTTTGCAAAAAAATATGATTTACCTATTATTCCTGTGGTATCTCCTGATGGCACAAACGCACCAGATTTAACTGACAATGCCTATACTCAATATGGGTTTTCTTTTAATTCTGAAAAATTATCTGGTCTTGAAACAAAAATAATGCAACAAAAAATTATTGAAAAATTAGAAGCTCAACAAAAAGGAAAAGCCAAAGTACAGTACAAATTAAGAGATTGGATTTTTTCTAGACAGCGTTTTTGGGGAGAGCCTATCCCTTTGGTGCATTGTAGTACATGTGGAATTGTTCCCGTTCCTGAATCAGAGCTACCTGTATTATTACCTAATGTAAAAAAATTTTTCCCAGCTTCTACAGGAGAATCACCTTTGGCTGAAGTTGAGGAGTGGGTGAATACCTCTTGTCCAAAATGTGGAATAGAAGCAAAGCGTGAAACAAATACAATGCCTCAATGGGCAGGATCATGTTGGTACTATTTAAGATATATTGATCCGACCAATACTCAAGAATTTATATCTAAAGAAAAAGAAGAATATTGGATGCCTGTTAATCTTTATGTAGGTGGGCAAGAACATGCAGTACTCCATCTATTATATGCACGATTTTGGCATAAAGTATTATTTGACTGTGGTTTGGTTTCTACAAAAGAACCTTTCCATAAACTTGTAAATCAAGGAATGATTCTTGGTGAAAATAACGAAAAAATGAGTAAATCTCGTGGTAATGTTGTAAATCCAGATGATGTCGTAGCAGAATTTGGTGCGGATAGTTTACGCCTTTATGAAATGTTTATGGGACCTTTAGAAATGGGAAAACCTTGGTCTATGAATGGAATAAAAGGTATTAAAAAATTTTTAGATAGAGTTTGGCGATTATTTGAAGATCATGAAATTCTTTCTATACCAATGTCTCCAGAATTATTAAAATTAACTCATAAAACTATTAAAAAAGTATCTCATGATATTGAAACTATTAATCAATTTAATACAGCTATTTCAGCAATGATGATTTTGGTTAATGAGCTAACAACAAAAAAAGAAATTTCGAGAGATTGTTTAGAAATTTTAGCAAAATTATTAGCGCCTTTTGCTCCTCATATGGGAGAAGAATTGTGGGAAATACTAGGCCATCCACCTTTAATTGCAAATCAAAAATATCCAGAATATGATGAATTATTAACTATTGATGATGAGATTGAATTTGTTATTCAAATTAATGGTAAAAGTCGAGATAAGATTATTGTTGCTAAAAATCTTTCAAAAGAAGAGTTAGAAAAAAAAGGTTTAGAATTAGTAAAAGATAGAATACAAGGTAAAGAAATTATTAAATGTATAGTTGTTCCTAATAAATTATTAAATGTTGTGGTAAAATAA